The following proteins are encoded in a genomic region of Variovorax paradoxus:
- a CDS encoding protealysin inhibitor emfourin gives MIQLPPLDQASVVRVTREGGVAYLPGLSRPRSYQLGNCSEELRQQIGEALQSAAPHAGQRDEPGSPGGDQRFYRVEVVVESTTTHSGSVSFEVPENEAPEALVHLWKDAADR, from the coding sequence ATGATTCAGCTTCCGCCTCTGGACCAGGCTTCGGTCGTGCGCGTCACGCGCGAGGGCGGCGTGGCCTACCTGCCGGGCCTGTCGCGCCCGCGCAGCTATCAGCTGGGCAACTGCAGCGAAGAACTGCGCCAGCAGATCGGCGAGGCATTGCAAAGCGCCGCGCCGCATGCGGGGCAGCGCGACGAACCCGGTTCGCCGGGCGGCGACCAGCGCTTCTACCGCGTCGAGGTGGTGGTGGAAAGCACCACCACCCATTCGGGTTCGGTCAGCTTCGAGGTGCCCGAGAACGAGGCGCCCGAGGCGCTGGTGCACCTCTGGAAAGATGCGGCCGACCGCTGA
- a CDS encoding Nramp family divalent metal transporter: MFFPLPRTATAPFCPSEVKGSVAVPQDLPFGKKLLRYAGPGLLVSVGYMDPGNWATDIEAGSRFGYGLLFVVLLASLAAMLLQTLCVRLGLVAQKDLARVCREHYSPRVSRFLWLGAELAIVACDLAEVLGSALALHLLFGVSIPVGIAITAFDTLLVLGLQGAGFRRVEAIVLGLVGTIAGCFVVELAMSQPNWFGVAMGFAPSFERLQQPGALYLAIGVVGATVMPHNLYLHSSIVQTRLVADSDAARREAVRFCTFDAVFSLSLALLVNAAIMVLAASAFHSTGHVEVTEIDDAYRLIEPIVGSALAATLFGVALLASGQSSTFTGTIAGQIIMEGFLDLKIPCWQRRLITRGLALGPAFLGVWWFGDGGVGKMLVLSQVVLSFQLPFAMWPLIRFTSSRALMGGFANGSVVKLLAWGLFGTISAANVWLVVSTVLGGP; encoded by the coding sequence ATGTTCTTTCCCCTGCCCCGCACCGCCACAGCGCCGTTCTGCCCCTCCGAAGTCAAGGGCAGCGTGGCGGTCCCGCAGGACCTGCCCTTCGGCAAGAAGCTGCTGCGCTATGCGGGCCCTGGGCTGCTGGTGTCGGTCGGCTACATGGACCCAGGCAACTGGGCGACCGACATCGAGGCCGGCTCGCGTTTCGGCTACGGCCTGCTCTTCGTCGTGCTGCTCGCGAGCCTCGCCGCCATGCTGCTGCAGACGCTGTGCGTGCGGCTCGGCCTCGTGGCGCAGAAAGACCTCGCGCGCGTTTGCCGCGAACACTATTCGCCGCGCGTGAGCCGCTTCCTCTGGCTGGGTGCGGAACTCGCCATCGTGGCCTGCGACCTGGCCGAAGTGCTGGGCAGCGCGCTCGCGCTGCATCTGCTGTTCGGTGTGTCGATTCCGGTCGGCATTGCCATCACGGCGTTCGACACGCTGCTCGTGCTGGGTCTGCAGGGCGCGGGCTTCCGGCGCGTCGAGGCCATCGTGCTCGGGCTGGTGGGCACCATCGCGGGCTGCTTTGTGGTGGAGCTTGCGATGTCGCAGCCCAATTGGTTCGGCGTGGCGATGGGCTTCGCGCCCAGCTTCGAGCGGTTGCAGCAGCCGGGTGCGCTGTACCTTGCGATCGGCGTGGTCGGCGCCACGGTGATGCCGCACAACCTCTACCTGCATTCGTCCATCGTGCAGACCCGGCTGGTGGCCGACAGCGACGCGGCGCGCCGCGAGGCGGTGCGCTTCTGCACCTTCGACGCGGTGTTCTCGCTTTCGCTCGCGCTGCTGGTCAACGCGGCCATCATGGTGCTGGCGGCCAGCGCCTTCCACAGCACCGGCCATGTGGAGGTGACCGAGATCGACGATGCCTACCGGCTCATCGAACCCATCGTGGGCAGCGCGCTCGCGGCCACGCTGTTCGGCGTGGCGCTGCTGGCCTCGGGCCAGAGCTCGACCTTCACCGGCACCATCGCGGGCCAGATCATCATGGAAGGTTTTCTCGACCTGAAGATCCCGTGCTGGCAGCGCCGCCTGATCACGCGCGGGCTGGCGCTCGGGCCGGCCTTTCTCGGCGTCTGGTGGTTCGGCGACGGTGGCGTCGGCAAGATGCTGGTGCTGAGCCAGGTGGTGCTGAGTTTTCAGCTGCCGTTCGCGATGTGGCCGTTGATCCGTTTCACCAGCAGCCGCGCGCTGATGGGCGGCTTTGCCAACGGCAGCGTCGTCAAGCTGCTCGCCTGGGGGCTGTTCGGCACGATCAGCGCGGCCAACGTGTGGCTGGTGGTGTCGACGGTTCTCGGCGGCCCCTGA
- a CDS encoding transketolase family protein — protein sequence MANQALMANAIRALAMDAVQQANSGHPGAPMGMADMAVALWGEHLRYNPANPHWFDRDRFVLSNGHASMLLYSVLHLTGYDLPIAELKNFRQLHSKTAGHPEVDVTPGVETTTGPLGQGITNAVGFALAEKLLAAEFNRKDHDIVDHHTYAFLGDGCMMEGISHEACALAGAWHLNKLIALYDDNGISIDGQVKPWFIDNTEERFKAYGWNVIGPIDGNDAKDVSKAIAKAKKQDTKPTLIICKTQIGKGSPNRANTAKAHGEPLGADEITLTRAALNWPYAAFEVPQEAYADWDHKTEGAKTEAGWNEKFAAYAEAFPDLAAEFTRRMKGELPKNFHQVAFDTVVAAHTKGETVASRKASQLALEAFTAALPEMLGGSADLTGSNLTNTKSTAALRFDAKTGAVVMGQPQQPAQGAEDEPKPDSTADKAEPPHGVIGRHINYGVREFGMAAIMNGVALHGGFIPYGGTFLTFSDYSRNAIRMAALMKRRVVHVFTHDSIGLGEDGPTHQSIEHAASLRLIPNLDVWRPGDTAETAVAWAVALQNQSRPTALLLSRQNIAYAPKGDLGDISRGAYVLSEPEAVGLKSKKTAAVIIATGSEVQLALAAQKLLAEKKIAVRVVSMPSTTTFDRQDVAYKKSVLPKKLPRIAVEMGCTGGWWKYGCAAVVGIDSYGESAPAPQLFKHFGFTAENVAATVEAALRD from the coding sequence ATGGCAAACCAAGCCCTGATGGCCAACGCGATTCGCGCGCTGGCCATGGATGCCGTCCAACAAGCAAACTCCGGACATCCGGGCGCACCGATGGGCATGGCCGACATGGCCGTCGCACTCTGGGGCGAACACCTGCGCTACAACCCGGCCAACCCGCACTGGTTCGACCGCGACCGCTTCGTGCTCTCGAACGGCCATGCCTCGATGCTGCTGTATTCGGTGTTGCATCTCACGGGCTACGACCTGCCCATCGCCGAGCTCAAGAACTTCCGCCAGCTGCACAGCAAGACCGCGGGCCACCCTGAAGTCGACGTGACCCCGGGCGTGGAAACCACCACCGGCCCGCTGGGCCAGGGCATCACCAATGCCGTGGGCTTTGCGCTGGCCGAGAAGCTGCTCGCGGCCGAGTTCAACCGCAAGGACCACGACATCGTCGACCACCACACCTACGCCTTCCTCGGCGACGGTTGCATGATGGAAGGCATCAGCCACGAAGCCTGCGCGCTGGCCGGCGCCTGGCACCTGAACAAGCTGATTGCGCTGTACGACGACAACGGCATCAGCATCGACGGCCAGGTGAAGCCCTGGTTCATCGACAACACCGAAGAACGCTTCAAGGCCTACGGCTGGAACGTCATCGGCCCGATCGACGGCAACGACGCCAAGGACGTGTCCAAGGCCATCGCCAAGGCGAAGAAGCAGGACACCAAGCCGACCCTCATCATCTGCAAGACGCAGATCGGCAAGGGCAGCCCGAACCGCGCCAACACCGCCAAGGCCCACGGCGAGCCGCTGGGCGCCGATGAAATCACCCTCACCCGCGCCGCACTGAACTGGCCGTACGCTGCCTTCGAAGTGCCGCAGGAAGCGTATGCCGACTGGGACCACAAGACCGAAGGCGCGAAGACCGAAGCCGGCTGGAACGAGAAGTTTGCCGCCTATGCCGAGGCCTTCCCGGACTTGGCCGCCGAGTTCACGCGCCGCATGAAGGGCGAGCTGCCCAAGAACTTCCACCAGGTGGCGTTCGACACCGTGGTAGCCGCCCACACCAAGGGCGAAACCGTGGCCAGCCGCAAGGCCAGCCAGCTCGCGCTGGAGGCCTTTACCGCCGCGCTGCCCGAAATGCTCGGCGGCAGCGCCGACCTCACCGGCTCCAACCTCACCAACACCAAGAGCACCGCCGCGCTGCGCTTCGATGCGAAGACCGGTGCCGTGGTCATGGGCCAGCCGCAGCAGCCGGCCCAGGGCGCCGAAGACGAGCCCAAGCCCGACAGCACCGCCGACAAGGCCGAGCCGCCCCACGGCGTGATCGGCCGCCACATCAACTACGGCGTGCGCGAGTTCGGCATGGCGGCCATCATGAACGGCGTGGCGCTGCATGGCGGCTTCATTCCGTACGGCGGCACCTTCCTGACCTTCAGCGACTACAGCCGCAACGCCATCCGCATGGCCGCGCTCATGAAGCGCCGCGTGGTGCACGTGTTCACGCACGATTCCATCGGCCTGGGTGAAGACGGCCCCACGCACCAGTCGATCGAGCACGCCGCGTCGCTGCGCCTGATTCCGAACCTCGACGTCTGGCGTCCGGGCGACACGGCCGAAACCGCCGTGGCCTGGGCTGTGGCGCTGCAAAACCAGTCGCGCCCGACCGCGCTGCTGCTGAGCCGGCAGAACATCGCCTACGCACCCAAGGGCGACCTCGGCGACATCAGCCGCGGCGCCTATGTGCTGTCGGAGCCCGAAGCCGTGGGCCTCAAGAGCAAGAAGACCGCCGCGGTCATCATCGCCACCGGTTCCGAAGTGCAATTGGCCCTCGCCGCGCAGAAATTGCTGGCCGAGAAGAAAATTGCTGTGCGCGTGGTGTCGATGCCCTCGACCACCACCTTCGACCGCCAGGACGTGGCCTACAAAAAGAGCGTGCTGCCGAAGAAGCTGCCGCGCATCGCCGTCGAAATGGGCTGCACCGGCGGCTGGTGGAAGTACGGCTGCGCCGCCGTCGTGGGCATCGACAGCTACGGCGAGTCGGCTCCCGCGCCGCAGCTGTTCAAGCATTTCGGTTTCACGGCGGAGAACGTGGCCGCCACGGTCGAAGCTGCACTGCGCGACTGA
- a CDS encoding aminopeptidase P N-terminal domain-containing protein: MTSADTTTIYAERRARLASQLGKDGIAIIPTAPERQRNRDSDFLYRHDSYFYYLTGFTEPNAWLVLAGDGRSTLFCAPKDLEREIWDGYRLGPDAAPEALGVNEAFSVNDLDARLPKLLENRSTVWFPFAIHKGLETRIDGWLQSVRARVRYGALCPEEQRDLCGPLDEMRLVKDAHEQDIMRRAAQISARAHIRAMQLSARMLREGKDVREYHLDAELLHEFRLNGSQYPAYGSIVAAGANACVLHYRADAAPVRKGELVLIDAGCELDSYASDITRTFPADGKFSGPQRALYDLVLASQDASAAATKAGNRFTDPHDAAVKVLAQGMLDLGLLDANKVGSVGDVIDSRAYFQFYMHRTGHWLGMDVHDCGSYVEPTQVGEVSERKDPLSNEVIKNRPSRILHPGMVLTLEPGLYVRPAEGVPEQFHNIGIRIEDDAIVTATGCELISRGVPVKADEIEAVMRA; this comes from the coding sequence ATGACCTCAGCAGACACCACCACGATCTACGCCGAGCGCCGCGCGCGCCTTGCTTCGCAACTGGGCAAGGACGGCATCGCCATCATCCCCACCGCGCCCGAGCGGCAGCGCAACCGGGACAGCGACTTCCTGTACCGGCACGACAGCTACTTCTATTACCTGACCGGCTTCACCGAGCCCAACGCCTGGCTGGTGCTCGCGGGCGACGGCCGGAGCACGCTGTTCTGCGCACCCAAGGACCTGGAGCGCGAGATCTGGGACGGCTATCGCCTGGGCCCCGACGCGGCGCCCGAGGCGCTTGGCGTGAACGAGGCCTTCTCGGTCAACGATCTCGACGCCAGGCTGCCGAAGCTGCTCGAGAACCGGTCGACCGTGTGGTTTCCGTTCGCGATTCACAAGGGCCTCGAAACCCGCATCGACGGTTGGCTGCAATCGGTGCGCGCGCGCGTGCGCTACGGCGCGCTGTGTCCCGAGGAGCAGCGCGACCTGTGCGGCCCGCTCGATGAGATGCGCCTCGTCAAGGACGCGCACGAACAGGACATCATGCGGCGCGCCGCGCAGATCAGCGCGCGCGCGCACATCCGCGCGATGCAGCTCTCGGCGCGCATGCTGCGCGAGGGCAAGGACGTGCGCGAATACCACCTCGACGCCGAGCTGCTGCACGAATTCCGCCTGAACGGCTCGCAGTACCCGGCCTACGGCTCCATCGTCGCGGCGGGTGCCAATGCCTGCGTGCTGCACTACCGCGCCGACGCGGCACCCGTGCGCAAGGGCGAGCTGGTGCTGATCGATGCGGGGTGCGAGCTCGACAGCTACGCCAGCGACATCACGCGCACCTTTCCCGCCGACGGCAAGTTCAGCGGGCCGCAGCGCGCGCTGTACGACCTGGTGCTCGCGAGCCAGGACGCGTCGGCCGCGGCCACCAAGGCCGGCAACCGTTTCACCGACCCGCACGACGCCGCGGTGAAGGTGCTGGCGCAAGGCATGCTCGACCTCGGCCTGCTCGACGCCAACAAGGTGGGCAGCGTCGGCGACGTGATCGACTCTCGTGCCTACTTCCAGTTCTACATGCATCGCACCGGCCACTGGCTCGGCATGGACGTGCACGACTGCGGCAGCTATGTCGAGCCCACGCAGGTCGGCGAGGTGAGCGAGCGCAAGGATCCGCTCTCGAACGAAGTCATCAAGAACCGGCCGAGCCGCATCCTGCATCCCGGCATGGTGCTGACGCTGGAGCCCGGCCTTTACGTGCGGCCCGCCGAGGGCGTGCCCGAGCAGTTCCACAACATCGGCATCCGCATCGAGGACGACGCCATCGTCACCGCCACGGGCTGCGAACTCATTTCGCGCGGCGTGCCGGTGAAGGCCGACGAGATCGAGGCAGTGATGCGAGCTTGA
- a CDS encoding tripartite tricarboxylate transporter substrate-binding protein: MAAFFSRRKLSAWCLALAASAAPMAQAQAPALDAPLTLVVGYTAGGSTDRLARLVAERLGPKLGVAVTVENRPGEGGRLAAREIKRAPAAQNVLMLGNPAVMVVAPLVFKDAGYDPDKDFVPVSQVSSYDFALAVGNKLQLDRAMFLVGRLWAHPEEAVFGVPATGSLPHFFGLMVGDALSVQPQIKGYGGSAPLSADLSGGTLPIAIDTLDSLYGQHVAGKIRILAVSGKKRVSFAPAIPTFREAGMKIDADGWNAFFAPASMPPAKVQQLAAAIRDVMQDPALQKAANAAYITPVVSTQAETVQMLKAFRQQWEPVVRRSGFQP; this comes from the coding sequence ATGGCCGCATTCTTTTCCCGGCGAAAGCTCAGCGCATGGTGTCTGGCGCTTGCCGCATCTGCCGCTCCCATGGCGCAGGCCCAGGCGCCCGCCTTGGACGCACCGCTCACGCTCGTGGTCGGCTACACCGCCGGCGGCAGCACCGACCGCCTCGCGCGCCTGGTGGCCGAGCGGCTGGGTCCGAAGCTCGGCGTGGCGGTCACCGTCGAGAACCGCCCCGGCGAGGGCGGCCGTCTCGCGGCCAGGGAGATCAAGCGCGCGCCCGCGGCGCAGAACGTGCTGATGCTCGGCAACCCCGCCGTGATGGTGGTGGCGCCGCTCGTGTTCAAGGATGCAGGCTACGATCCCGACAAGGACTTCGTGCCGGTTTCGCAGGTCAGCAGCTACGACTTCGCGCTGGCCGTGGGCAACAAGCTGCAGCTCGACCGCGCCATGTTTCTCGTGGGCCGGCTCTGGGCTCACCCGGAAGAGGCGGTCTTCGGCGTGCCGGCCACCGGCAGCCTGCCGCACTTCTTCGGCCTGATGGTGGGCGATGCGCTGAGCGTGCAGCCGCAGATCAAGGGCTATGGCGGATCGGCGCCGCTGTCGGCCGACCTGAGCGGCGGCACCCTGCCGATCGCGATCGACACGCTCGATTCGCTCTACGGCCAGCACGTGGCCGGCAAGATCCGCATCCTCGCCGTATCGGGCAAGAAGCGCGTGAGCTTCGCGCCGGCCATTCCGACTTTCCGCGAGGCCGGCATGAAGATCGATGCCGACGGCTGGAACGCCTTCTTCGCTCCCGCCTCGATGCCGCCGGCCAAGGTGCAGCAGCTGGCCGCGGCCATCCGCGACGTCATGCAGGACCCGGCGCTGCAGAAAGCCGCCAATGCGGCCTACATCACGCCCGTCGTCAGCACGCAGGCCGAAACGGTGCAGATGCTCAAGGCCTTCCGCCAGCAGTGGGAACCGGTGGTGCGCCGCTCTGGCTTCCAGCCCTGA
- the gap gene encoding type I glyceraldehyde-3-phosphate dehydrogenase, whose amino-acid sequence MAIKLGINGFGRIGRNVLRAAVQNFKNDIEIVAINDLLEPDYLAYMLQYDSVHGRFKGEVTVEGNTLIVNGKKIRLTQERDPSQLKWNEVGADIVLESTGLFLTKETCQKHLDAGAKKVIMSAPSKDDTPMFVYGVNDKKYAGEAIVSNASCTTNCLAPLAKVLNDKWGIKRGLMTTVHAATATQKTVDGPSNKDWRGGRGILENIIPSSTGAAKAVGVVIPELNKKLTGMSFRVPTSDVSVVDLTVELEKEATYKEICAEMKSQSEGALKGVLGYTEDKVVATDFRGDPRTSIFDAEAGIALDSTFVKLVSWYDNEWGYSNKCLEMVKVVSK is encoded by the coding sequence ATGGCTATCAAACTCGGTATCAACGGCTTCGGCCGCATCGGCCGCAACGTGTTGCGCGCTGCGGTGCAGAACTTCAAGAACGACATCGAGATCGTCGCCATCAACGACTTGCTCGAGCCCGATTACCTGGCCTACATGCTCCAGTACGACTCGGTGCATGGCCGCTTCAAGGGCGAAGTCACGGTGGAAGGCAACACGCTGATCGTCAACGGCAAGAAGATCCGCCTCACGCAGGAGCGTGACCCCTCGCAGCTGAAGTGGAACGAAGTCGGCGCCGACATCGTGCTCGAATCGACTGGCCTCTTCCTCACCAAGGAAACCTGCCAGAAGCACCTCGACGCGGGCGCCAAGAAGGTGATCATGTCCGCCCCGTCGAAGGACGACACCCCCATGTTCGTCTACGGCGTGAACGACAAGAAGTACGCTGGCGAAGCCATCGTCAGCAACGCCAGCTGCACCACCAACTGCCTGGCGCCGCTCGCCAAGGTGCTGAACGACAAGTGGGGCATCAAGCGCGGCCTGATGACCACCGTGCACGCCGCCACCGCCACGCAGAAGACCGTCGACGGCCCGAGCAACAAGGACTGGCGCGGCGGCCGCGGCATTCTGGAAAACATCATTCCCTCGAGCACCGGCGCCGCCAAGGCCGTCGGTGTGGTGATCCCCGAGCTCAACAAGAAGCTCACCGGCATGAGCTTCCGCGTGCCGACCTCCGACGTGTCGGTGGTCGACCTCACGGTCGAGCTCGAGAAGGAAGCCACCTACAAGGAAATCTGCGCTGAAATGAAGTCGCAGAGCGAAGGCGCGCTCAAGGGCGTGCTGGGCTACACCGAAGACAAGGTGGTGGCCACCGACTTCCGCGGCGATCCGCGCACCTCGATCTTCGACGCCGAAGCCGGCATTGCGCTCGACAGCACCTTCGTCAAGCTCGTGAGCTGGTACGACAACGAATGGGGCTACTCGAACAAGTGCCTCGAAATGGTGAAGGTCGTTTCGAAGTAA
- a CDS encoding M4 family metallopeptidase — translation MPLQSPRLLPPGFVPPYLLDRLAERASAHASARATQTLMIDREHRGLREAVAAQGTQGVSSGRPPAYVRRDSPQRAVHDAEHTMSLPGRLVRAEGQAATGDIAADEAYDYLGATYRLYRDIYERDSIDGAGMPLAGSVHYGNDYDNAFWNGKQMVFGDGDGEVMNRFTIAVDIIGHELTHGVIDHESGLVYQGQSGALNESICDVFGVLVKQHLLKQTAQQADWLVGAGLFTDKVKARALRSMAEPGTAYDDPVLGKDPQPAHMKDLVITRQDNGGVHINSGIPNRAFHLAATAIQGPAWETAGRVWYDTVCDRRLRRDADFLAFAQLSVENAAKRFGADSAAHKAIGAAWNTVGVTPS, via the coding sequence ATGCCGCTTCAGTCGCCGCGCCTTTTGCCGCCTGGCTTCGTACCGCCGTATCTGCTGGACCGGCTGGCCGAACGTGCGAGCGCCCATGCCAGCGCGCGGGCTACGCAGACACTGATGATCGATCGCGAGCACCGGGGTCTTCGCGAGGCGGTGGCCGCCCAAGGCACGCAAGGCGTCTCGTCGGGGCGGCCTCCGGCGTATGTCCGGCGCGACTCGCCCCAGCGCGCCGTTCACGACGCGGAGCACACCATGAGCCTGCCCGGCCGGCTGGTGCGCGCCGAAGGGCAGGCCGCCACCGGCGACATCGCGGCCGACGAGGCCTATGACTACCTGGGCGCCACCTACCGGCTGTACCGCGACATCTACGAGCGCGACTCCATCGACGGCGCGGGCATGCCGCTCGCGGGCAGCGTGCACTACGGCAACGACTACGACAACGCCTTCTGGAACGGCAAGCAGATGGTGTTCGGCGATGGCGACGGCGAAGTCATGAACCGCTTCACGATCGCGGTGGACATCATCGGCCACGAACTGACGCACGGCGTGATCGACCACGAGTCTGGCTTGGTGTACCAAGGGCAGTCGGGCGCGTTGAACGAATCGATCTGCGACGTGTTCGGCGTGCTGGTCAAGCAGCATCTGCTGAAGCAGACGGCGCAACAGGCCGACTGGCTCGTGGGTGCGGGGCTTTTCACCGACAAGGTGAAGGCGCGCGCCCTGCGCTCGATGGCCGAGCCGGGCACCGCCTACGACGACCCGGTGCTGGGCAAAGATCCGCAGCCTGCCCACATGAAAGACCTGGTGATCACGCGGCAGGACAATGGCGGCGTGCACATCAATTCCGGCATTCCGAACCGCGCCTTCCATCTCGCCGCCACGGCCATCCAGGGCCCGGCCTGGGAAACCGCGGGCCGCGTCTGGTACGACACGGTGTGCGACCGGCGGCTGCGCCGGGACGCCGATTTCCTGGCCTTTGCACAACTGAGCGTGGAGAATGCAGCCAAGCGCTTCGGCGCCGACAGCGCGGCACACAAGGCCATCGGCGCCGCATGGAACACCGTGGGGGTCACACCATCATGA
- a CDS encoding nucleotidyltransferase family protein: MILAAGRGERMRPLTDTVPKPLLEVHGKPLMQWPMEALAAGGFTELVVNTDWLGEQISDRFGAKPLLDGHGALSISYSDEGRDFGGALETAGGIVRALPRLGEVFWVAAGDVFAPDFAFTQASVNRFAASGKLAHLWLVPNPAHNLKGDFGLSAEGLALNQAAEKYTFSTIGLYRAALFAPPYCGIPAGNSAGAKAPLAPILRAAMDNELVSAELYTGPWTDVGTPERLAQLNTPR, translated from the coding sequence ATGATCCTTGCGGCAGGCCGCGGCGAGCGCATGCGGCCGCTGACCGACACCGTCCCGAAGCCGCTGCTCGAGGTCCACGGCAAGCCGCTGATGCAATGGCCCATGGAGGCGCTGGCTGCCGGCGGCTTCACCGAACTGGTGGTCAATACGGACTGGCTGGGCGAGCAGATTTCGGACCGGTTCGGTGCAAAGCCCTTGCTGGATGGCCATGGCGCGCTCTCAATTTCATACTCCGACGAGGGCCGCGACTTCGGCGGCGCGCTCGAAACGGCGGGCGGCATCGTGCGCGCGCTGCCCCGGTTGGGCGAGGTTTTCTGGGTTGCGGCCGGCGACGTGTTCGCACCCGATTTCGCCTTCACGCAGGCCTCGGTGAACCGCTTCGCGGCCAGCGGCAAGCTGGCCCACCTGTGGCTGGTGCCGAACCCGGCGCACAACCTGAAGGGCGATTTCGGCCTGTCCGCCGAGGGGCTCGCGCTGAACCAGGCCGCCGAGAAGTACACCTTCTCGACCATCGGCCTCTACCGCGCCGCTCTCTTTGCACCGCCTTACTGCGGCATTCCCGCGGGCAATTCGGCGGGCGCCAAAGCCCCGTTGGCACCCATCCTGCGTGCGGCGATGGACAATGAACTCGTGAGCGCCGAGCTCTACACCGGACCCTGGACCGATGTGGGAACCCCCGAACGGCTTGCCCAACTGAACACGCCAAGATGA
- the speD gene encoding adenosylmethionine decarboxylase: protein MHGLHLTADLHDCQCAMQWLTDKEALGAVCIKAVTAAGLQPVGKLVHGFPATPEGPGGVTATVLLAESHLCLHTWPEQRGATLDVYVCNFGGDHSAKAHALMECLVSLFQPGRSERNELVRGQVAA from the coding sequence ATGCATGGACTGCACCTCACCGCCGATCTCCACGACTGCCAATGCGCGATGCAATGGCTGACCGACAAGGAGGCGCTGGGCGCCGTCTGCATCAAGGCCGTCACGGCCGCCGGGCTGCAGCCCGTGGGCAAGCTGGTGCACGGATTTCCGGCCACGCCGGAGGGGCCGGGCGGCGTCACCGCCACGGTGCTGCTGGCCGAATCGCACCTGTGCCTTCACACCTGGCCCGAACAGCGCGGCGCCACGCTCGATGTGTATGTCTGCAATTTCGGCGGCGACCATTCGGCCAAGGCGCACGCGCTGATGGAATGCCTGGTCTCGCTGTTCCAGCCCGGCCGCAGCGAACGCAACGAGCTCGTGCGCGGTCAGGTGGCCGCGTGA
- a CDS encoding putative quinol monooxygenase gives MIHVVAVITAKPGQRAKLLEAFAANRAAVLAEEGCIEYGATIDAQGVPVSKASFGPETFVVIEKWETLAHLQAHGVAPHMKAHGEKTKELVERKLIHVLEPV, from the coding sequence ATGATTCATGTCGTTGCCGTCATCACCGCCAAGCCAGGCCAGCGCGCCAAGCTGCTCGAAGCCTTTGCCGCCAACCGCGCGGCCGTGCTGGCCGAAGAAGGCTGCATCGAATACGGCGCCACGATCGATGCGCAAGGCGTCCCCGTGTCGAAGGCCAGCTTCGGGCCGGAGACCTTCGTGGTCATCGAGAAGTGGGAGACGCTGGCTCACTTGCAGGCCCATGGCGTCGCGCCGCACATGAAAGCCCATGGCGAGAAGACCAAGGAGTTGGTCGAGCGCAAGCTGATCCACGTGCTCGAACCGGTCTGA
- a CDS encoding LysR family transcriptional regulator: MSPELLPAIAAFARVAHHASFTRAAEELGVSPSALSQTMRTLERRLGVRLLDRTTRRVGVTELGQQLLKGAQPALAALAQAVEGIDEARDKPAGLLRLNVSRTSAELLLFPHMGDFAAAYPGITLELVCDNRLVELVEGGFDAGIRLGESLAQDVIAVPIGGPLRMVTCAAPRYLAGRKLPQTPDDLREHQCLNYRLTTGGLYRWEYAQDGRVLDIEVAGPLISNDGEVLLAAARDGAGIATTFEGSVRADLESGRLVPLLQPWWPTFPGFYLYHPSSAQIPRKLRVFIDFLQARHAPPPVSQRAVKLASLPRSRRPSPARRAK; encoded by the coding sequence ATGTCGCCCGAACTGCTTCCCGCCATTGCCGCCTTCGCACGCGTTGCGCACCACGCCAGCTTCACGCGGGCGGCGGAAGAACTGGGCGTATCCCCTTCGGCACTGTCGCAGACCATGCGCACGCTCGAGCGGCGGCTGGGCGTGCGCCTGCTCGACCGCACCACGCGGCGCGTCGGCGTCACCGAGCTGGGCCAGCAACTGCTGAAGGGCGCGCAGCCGGCACTGGCCGCACTCGCGCAGGCAGTCGAAGGCATCGACGAAGCGCGCGACAAGCCGGCCGGCCTGCTGCGCCTGAATGTCTCGCGAACGTCCGCCGAGCTTCTGCTTTTTCCGCACATGGGCGACTTCGCCGCAGCCTACCCCGGCATCACGCTCGAACTCGTCTGCGACAACCGCTTGGTCGAACTGGTGGAAGGCGGCTTCGATGCCGGCATCCGCCTGGGCGAAAGCCTCGCGCAGGACGTGATCGCGGTGCCGATCGGCGGACCGTTGCGCATGGTCACCTGTGCGGCGCCGCGCTACCTCGCCGGCCGCAAGCTGCCGCAAACCCCCGACGACTTGCGCGAGCACCAGTGCCTGAACTACCGCCTGACCACGGGCGGCCTCTATCGCTGGGAATACGCGCAGGACGGCCGCGTGCTCGACATCGAAGTGGCCGGACCGCTGATCAGCAACGACGGCGAGGTCCTGCTGGCCGCGGCACGTGACGGGGCCGGCATTGCAACGACCTTCGAAGGTTCGGTGCGCGCCGACCTTGAAAGCGGCCGGCTGGTGCCGCTGCTCCAGCCCTGGTGGCCGACGTTTCCGGGCTTCTACCTCTACCACCCGAGCTCTGCGCAAATACCGCGCAAGCTGCGGGTGTTCATCGACTTCCTTCAGGCGCGGCATGCACCGCCGCCGGTGTCCCAGCGGGCGGTCAAGCTCGCATCACTGCCTCGATCTCGTCGGCCTTCACCGGCACGCCGCGCGAAATGA